CGGAACGGAATTAGTTAATCTCTACGATATCTATGGCAATCTTATTTCCCAATACTTCCCGGGTGCGCCTTTTTACACAACCGATTACATTTGGGCCAACGGCGAACCCCGAATGCGGATTGACACGCTGGAAGTATTCGGCTTTGGCCCTTCTGGAGGCCCGCCACCTCCCTCCGGCCCAGAGACGCGTTATTGGTTCCACACCGACCATCTGGGCACACCTTACGTGCTCACGGATAGCTTGAAGATCGTGCAGTGGCGGGTAAGTTTGGATCCTTTCGGCGAAACGGTATCGGAGTTTGCCAGCGCCATCGAGGACAACACCCGGTTTCCGGGACAACGGATAGACCGAGGAAGTGGTTTGAACTACAACTGGCACCGGTATTACCAGCCGAAGATTGGGCGGTATTATCAGGTGGATCCGGTAACAAGTCAAACTACAACGAATCCATTTTCTTATGTAAGTAGCAATCCCCTGGTATTTACAGATAGGACAGGTGAAATAGGGCGAAAAGCTGTACCGCTAATTACTGCGGAGGAATTTAGAGTATTTACTGGAATACCCTGTGCGTTAAATATGAGAGAGGCAGCAACTATTGCAGCAGACAGAACAAAGAAGATTGCAGAGGAACTAGGAGTGCTCGATGGAAAACGAGATGCCTTCAAGCACTGTTTAGGAATATGTTCAATTACAAAAATTTGTGGTGCAGACGTTGCAACCGCTGCTGCCGTGGGGAAAGAAGTTTGGGACCTCTTCAGAGAAAAAGGAAATCTGGTTGAAAAGGCAAAAAGATTATATATGGATACCCACAATAATTGGCAAGGATCTTTGTGTTCGAAAAAAGCAAGCTGTGGTCGTTCGTTTAGTTCGTGCGCAAACTGCTGCCTCACAGCCCTAAACAATGGGAGCCTTTTTGTAATAAACAAGGATGGTGACCGATGAATTCTCAAAGGAGCAATCAAACAGGATTTTTCCTTTATTTTTTCGGCATAACGCTCGTCTCAATTGTTTTGTTTGGGTGCTGTCAATTAGGTTTTTCTTGTTACGACCTTCACGTATGGGGAGAACCTGAGCTAAAGGAAGCCGATATTTATCTTGATAACAAACTCATTAAGTCATCAGCGAGCGGAGACATTTTTTTAAAAATTCCCTATGACCAACACGAGATCAAAGTTATTCAGAAAGGCTTTAAGCCGTTTACAACAATATTGGAGGGAGGCCCCGGTCGAATTGAGCGCAGGCTACTTGTAAAACTTGAGCCGCTTGATTCGGTGCCCGCAAGCCCTTCTTCTCAATCTGATACTACCAAAAGTGTCAAATAATTCTTTCGATTACCCTTGGGCGAATGCGGGAACCTTTTGGCGGGGGCTAAAGTTTTAGGGAATAAGACGATATAATGAATAAAGGTGCTTGACAAAGGGGGGTTCGTTAATAATATTTGAAACCGTCCAACCAGAAGATGGGTAAAATAACTGAAATGACCAGCCACCCGACTAAAGCCCCAAAGGTCGTAATTCTGTTTTTGGCCGCGTTCGTTTTAATGGCGGCCGCCGCCTTTGGGCAGACCAATACCGGCGGGTTTTTGGGAACGCCGGAGGAAGAAACCACCGCAGATGCGCCCAAGGGGAGTTCGGTATTCCTGCTCGACCCGTCCCGCTTTAAAATCAACCATACGATTTCGACCTCCTACGCCAGCATCGGCGGGCGGGGGGTTTTGACCAGCATGTATATGGCGGACTTAAGCTACAAGCTTGCCAACCCGCTGGACATACGCATCAGTTTGGGGGTGGCCAACTCGCAGGGGGCGTTTTTTGGGCCCAAGCGGAGCGCCAATTCAATCATTCCCGGTTTTCAACTGCACTATCATCCGTCGAATTCTTTTAATTTG
This region of Verrucomicrobiia bacterium genomic DNA includes:
- a CDS encoding RHS repeat-associated core domain-containing protein, with translation MPRAGPTATRKFSYDYAGRVTSESLVTAGRTYWTRYTWDANGNMKTLRYPNGRLVTFTYDLADRVTKAIGTKSGNPTRTYFDSTGYLPFGPDTTMWFGNGVKVKKSYDKRYYTQSITNTPAGIFGRSYQYDHNGNITQLLDLIDSTKSYHTITYDGVDRLLTAFGDYRTDDLTYSYAKNGNRLTKQKGASSTSYSYLNNRLRNTTGAEVVNYGYNANGSVIGDTLSGQTKVYTYDKLNRIVKITGIAPTDSFTYDGENKRVYSNDNGTELVNLYDIYGNLISQYFPGAPFYTTDYIWANGEPRMRIDTLEVFGFGPSGGPPPPSGPETRYWFHTDHLGTPYVLTDSLKIVQWRVSLDPFGETVSEFASAIEDNTRFPGQRIDRGSGLNYNWHRYYQPKIGRYYQVDPVTSQTTTNPFSYVSSNPLVFTDRTGEIGRKAVPLITAEEFRVFTGIPCALNMREAATIAADRTKKIAEELGVLDGKRDAFKHCLGICSITKICGADVATAAAVGKEVWDLFREKGNLVEKAKRLYMDTHNNWQGSLCSKKASCGRSFSSCANCCLTALNNGSLFVINKDGDR